The genomic segment CCGTTGGTCGCGGGGCAGGTGCAGCGCGGCGACTTCGAGGCCTTCCTGCGGCAGCGGCCGGACGCCTCGGCGCTGGTGGCGGCGGCGGTGGCCCGGCAGTTGCGGTGGGCCAACCGGCGGCGCACGGATTTCGCGGCCTACCCGGCGCACATCAGGCTGGCCCGGGTGTTGTCCGAGATGGCCGAGGTGTGCGGGCGGGAACGGCCGGACGGCACGGTCGAGCTGCCGGTGCCGCTGAGCCAGACCGACCTGGCCGCCATGGTGGCGATCGCCCAGGCCACCGTGCAGAAAGCGCTGCACGAGCTGCGCGACCGGGGGCTGATCACCACGGGTTACCGGCGGATCGTCATCACCGACATGGCCGGGCTCCGCCTGACCGCGGAACCCTGAGGTCGGAAAGGCGCAATCCCCTACCAGTAGGCGGTCTTCACACCAGATCGGCTCCACGATCGTGCGTACCGGAAGCGATCACGTTCCGGAAGCGACCGAGGAGGGGTGATCGTGTTCCCACGCATCGCCGGGCACGCGCTGATCGGACGGGACGAGGAGCTGACGCGGATCGCCGCCGTGCTCGACGGGGTGCGTCCGGGGCGGTTGACCGTGCTGGCCCTGGAGGGTCCGGCGGGCAGCGGCCGCACCCGGCTGCTCGACGAGACCGCACGGCTGGCCCGCGCCGGCGGCCGTGGCTTCACCGTGCTGGCCGAGCCGGAGTGGGCCGGCGCGGTCGGTTCGCGGCAGGTGCTGCGCACGGTGGGCGACCAGCCGGGGCCGCTGCTGTTCCTGGGCGACCACCCGCGCCGGGTCGACCCGCGGGCCTGGGCCGTGCTCGACCTGCTGGCCGAGACCACGCCGACCCTGGTCGCGCTGACCGGTCCGGCCGAGGGGGCCCGGTTGCGCGCGGCCGATGTGCACCGGGTGCAGGTGTCCCCGCTGTCGCCGGCCGCGCAGGCCGAGTTCGTGGCGCGGCTGGCCGGCGGGCGGCCCGATCCGCTGCTGATGGATCTGTGCCGGGTGGCCGCCGGGCGTCCCGGCGCGCTGCGCGAACTGCTGGCCGGGCTGGACGAGGAGGGCCTGGTGCGGCTGGACGGGGGCTGGGCCGTGTTGCGGGTCAGCCGGCTGCCCCGCCGCACCGAGGCCTATCTGCGCGGGCAGGTCGCGTCGGTGTCGGCCCCGGCCCGGCATCTGCTGCAGGCCGCGGCCACCGTGGGGGTGTCGTTCCCGCTGGTGCGGCTGGCCCGGCTGATGGGGGTGGGGCCGGTGACGATGCTGCCCGCGCTGGAGGAGGCCCTGGAGTCGGGGCTGCTGGGCGGGGACGGTGAGCTGCTGGCGTTCGGGCACGATCTGGTGCGGGCCGCGGTGGAGTCGACGTTGCCCCGGCCGGTGGCCGCCGCCCTGCGCCCGGAGGCGCCGCGCCGGTCCGCGCCGCGCCGGGCGCCGAGACGGAACGCGTCCGCGGACTGGTCGAGGCTGAGCCCCCGCGAGCGGGAGGTGGCCGAACTGGCCGGGCAGGGCCTGACCAATCAGCAGATCGCGCACCGCACGAACATCAGCCCGCACACCGTCAACTTCCACTTGCGGCAGATCTTCCAGAAGGCCGGGATCGGGTCCCGGGTGGAGCTGGCCGCCCAGTGGGGCCGCCACGCTCATGAGCCGTATCCGAAGAGCCAGTCCTGACCCGGCAGTCCCGCCGCGGCCAGCCGGTCGTCGCGGGCCCGCTGGGCCGGCCCGTCGTCGAAGTGGTATTCGCGCGCCCCGGCCAGCCCGGCCGCCGCGACGCGGGCCACCCGGGAGGCCCGTACGGCCTGGTAGTTCTCCACGCCCGCGGCGATCGCCTCCGCGTCCTCCAAAGCCTGGCACGCCCCCTGCGCCACGAACGGCAGCAGCGGGTGCGCCGCGTCGCCCATCAGCACGACCCGCCCGCGCCGCCACGCCGCCCGCGGCCGATCGAACAGCTCGTAGCGGGCAAACTGACAACGGTCCACGAGGGAGCGAGCCGCTGAGCTCCAGCCGTCCACCATCGGCGCGGTGGACGCGACGGGCATGACGGCGACGATGGTGAGGTAGCCGTCCCCCATCGGGTAGCTCACCAGATGCCGCCCCGGCCCGAGCCGCACGATCACCCGGTTCCCATGGGCGGGAAAGTCCGGCACCACGGCCCGATAGGCGACCCACCCGCTGGCCCGCAACCGGTCCGCGACGACGGCCCGGCGCACCACCGATCGCAGCCCGTCCGCCCCGATCACCACCGAGGCGGTCAGCCGGCTCCCGTCCTCCAGCGACACCACCACGTGGTCCCCCCGGTCGTTGACGCCGGTGCAGGCGGCCCCGAACCGCACGTCGACCAGGTCGAGCAGCATCCGGTGCAGATACGGGCGCCGCAGTGTGTAGTACGGGCTGCCGTAGCGATCGGCCGCCACCGCCCCCAGTTCGACAGTGCCGATCGTCGCGTCGTTGCTCCACCGCCGGATCTGCCGCTCGACCGGCCGGCCCGCGCGAGCCAGCTTCTCCGCCAGCCCGAGCCGGTGCAGCACCGCCGACCCGTTCGGGGCGATCTGGATGCCCCCGCCCGTGCCGGCGACCCCGCGGGCGCGTTCGAGCACCATGCACCGCACGCCGCGGCGGGCCAGCACGGCGGCGGCCGCGAGCCCGCCGATGCCCGCGCCGACGATCACGACCGGCTCGTCCATCAGTAGTACTCCAGGGCCTTGTTCCAGTCCTCACCCTCTCCGAACAGCCCGCGCGGCTTCATCACCTCGGGCTCGGTCGTGAGCAGCCGCGACGGCACGAGCGTGCCGGGTGGCAGCGGTTCGACGACCGTTTCGATCCCGTACGCGTCCCCGAGCGCCTGCCGCAGCTCGCGCGCGGCCCTCCCGGCGTACGGGGAAGGCACTTCGATCTGCACGAGCAGCGAGCCGGCCGAGGCCCGCGCCCGCCAGAACATCACGCCGTACTCCGCGGGCAACCCGAACACGAGGTCCTCGACGTCGCCCTGGCTGAGGGCGGCCGCGCCGGCACGCACGGTCCAGGCCGAGCGCCCGAGCACCCGCACCACCGGCAGCTCCCAACCGCAGGGGCAGCCGGGCGTGGACACCTCGACCGCGTCCTCCAGGTTGTAGCGCAGCAGCGGCATGGCCTCGCGATAGAGCGGCGTCACGACCAGCTGCCCGCGGCCGGTGGGTGTGGTCTGTCCCGTGACCGGGTCGTGCACCTCGAACAGCGCGCGGTCGGCCCACAGGTGCAGTTTCCCGTACGGGCATTCGCCGGCCAGGCTGCCGGTCTCGGTCGCGCCGTACTCCTCGACCACCGGCGCGGCCCAGATCTCGGCGATCCGCTTCTTCTTGGCCGGCCCCAGCGGGTCCCCGCCCACGAACAGCGCGCGCAGGGCCGGGAAGTCCTTCTCGGGCCGCAGTCCCTTCAGGCGCGCGGCGGCGGCCCAGATGAGCGTGTCGGTGGCCAGCGACCACGTCAGCGTCACACCGAGGTCGTGCAGAACCCTGACCACTTTCGCGTACGGCATGGCCAGGGAGCGATTGTCGGCGGGCACCACGGTCGCGCCGCGGGACCGGGCGGCCGCGTGCGCGAGATGGCCGGTGATCATGAGCGCGTACGGGGTCCGTACGAGGAAGAGGTCGTCCGGCCGGATCCCGACGTGCTTGCGGGCGTACCGCTCGACCAGGTCCTCCCAGTCGGCGGGGGTGTAGTAGGACGCGGTCGGCACGCCGCTGCTGCCGCTCGACTCGTGATAGGTGGCGAGCTCGGCCCGGTCGACGGCGAGCAGCCCGAACGGGTAAGCGTCGCGCAGGTCCTGTTTGGTCGTGAGCGGGTAGGCGGCCAGCTCGTCCCGGCCGGCCGGCACCCCGCGCGCGGCGTAGAAGGGTGAGCGCGCGGCCGCCTCCAGGGTCGGGCCGAGGCGTTCCTTCAGGACTGTTTCCACGATGTCTCCTCGGCCAGGACCCGGCACGCGTTGGCGCCGAGCACGGCCGCGCGGGCCGCCGGGCCGAGTCCGAGCGCGTCGATCTTGCACAGCTCCACCTCCGGCTGCTGCAGCGGATACTCGGTGCCGAACAGCACGCGGCCGGCGCCGAGCCGGGACACGGCCAGCCGCGCGGTCACGGTCAGGCTGCCGGAGAGCTCGGCCAGCACGTTGTGGCTGTTCTTGAGGGCGTTGAGGCCCGCGATGTCGAGCCCGGTGTGCCCGCAGTGGCCCCACACGAAGGTGACGGCCGGGAACCTCGCCGCCAGCGTCACCAGGTCGGCGGGCCGGGCGCCGGCCTGGGCCACGGTCACCACGTAGACCGGATGGCCCGCGCTGCCGGCGATCGCGACCAGGTCGGCCACCCGTTCGTCGTCCAGGCGTGCCCCGTGCACGGCGGGCGAGATCTCCAGGCCGCGGAAGTCGAAGGCGCGTTTCCCGTACGCCGCCACGTCCTGGACGGGGTCGGCGAAGAAGAACGGGAGCAGCCGACCCCGAGACCGCTCGCACGCGCGCAGCACGCCCTCGTTGTCGGCCGTCGTCTCGGTGCGCCCGCCGTCGTTGAGCTGCGCGGCCAGCCGGTCCAGGGGCAGCAGCCCGCCCGCGCA from the Paractinoplanes abujensis genome contains:
- a CDS encoding Crp/Fnr family transcriptional regulator, yielding MRDYVWAAGTFLGSLPGEVARALVDRSVRRSFAGGRILLREGDRDSHVFLLLSGFVKVTTAVDGVETLLGIRLPGEVVGEIGALTGEPRTATVSASGPLVAGQVQRGDFEAFLRQRPDASALVAAAVARQLRWANRRRTDFAAYPAHIRLARVLSEMAEVCGRERPDGTVELPVPLSQTDLAAMVAIAQATVQKALHELRDRGLITTGYRRIVITDMAGLRLTAEP
- a CDS encoding FAD-dependent monooxygenase, which produces MDEPVVIVGAGIGGLAAAAVLARRGVRCMVLERARGVAGTGGGIQIAPNGSAVLHRLGLAEKLARAGRPVERQIRRWSNDATIGTVELGAVAADRYGSPYYTLRRPYLHRMLLDLVDVRFGAACTGVNDRGDHVVVSLEDGSRLTASVVIGADGLRSVVRRAVVADRLRASGWVAYRAVVPDFPAHGNRVIVRLGPGRHLVSYPMGDGYLTIVAVMPVASTAPMVDGWSSAARSLVDRCQFARYELFDRPRAAWRRGRVVLMGDAAHPLLPFVAQGACQALEDAEAIAAGVENYQAVRASRVARVAAAGLAGAREYHFDDGPAQRARDDRLAAAGLPGQDWLFGYGS
- a CDS encoding phenylacetate--CoA ligase family protein → METVLKERLGPTLEAAARSPFYAARGVPAGRDELAAYPLTTKQDLRDAYPFGLLAVDRAELATYHESSGSSGVPTASYYTPADWEDLVERYARKHVGIRPDDLFLVRTPYALMITGHLAHAAARSRGATVVPADNRSLAMPYAKVVRVLHDLGVTLTWSLATDTLIWAAAARLKGLRPEKDFPALRALFVGGDPLGPAKKKRIAEIWAAPVVEEYGATETGSLAGECPYGKLHLWADRALFEVHDPVTGQTTPTGRGQLVVTPLYREAMPLLRYNLEDAVEVSTPGCPCGWELPVVRVLGRSAWTVRAGAAALSQGDVEDLVFGLPAEYGVMFWRARASAGSLLVQIEVPSPYAGRAARELRQALGDAYGIETVVEPLPPGTLVPSRLLTTEPEVMKPRGLFGEGEDWNKALEYY
- a CDS encoding amidohydrolase family protein produces the protein MTVVDFHARLVPGDGEPGRLLAVMDAAGIDRAAVCAGGLLPLDRLAAQLNDGGRTETTADNEGVLRACERSRGRLLPFFFADPVQDVAAYGKRAFDFRGLEISPAVHGARLDDERVADLVAIAGSAGHPVYVVTVAQAGARPADLVTLAARFPAVTFVWGHCGHTGLDIAGLNALKNSHNVLAELSGSLTVTARLAVSRLGAGRVLFGTEYPLQQPEVELCKIDALGLGPAARAAVLGANACRVLAEETSWKQS